A stretch of DNA from Cellulomonas fengjieae:
TCTCGTGGGTCACCACGTGCACGGCGACCACCTGGTCGAGCGAGGGCGACGCCTTGGTGGATCCGAGCCAGGCGCGCAGGTTGCCGCAGGGGCCGAACTTGATGAGCGTGGAACGCTCCGGGACGCCGTCCGGGCCCCAACGGACGTAGCCGAGCTCGCCGCCGACGTCGACGAACGCCTGCCCGAGGCTCTGGCAGTGCACCTCCACCGGTTCGCCCGCCACCCTGCTGGCTGCACCCTCGAGGCGGTGCTCGACCCAGGCCTCGACCATCATCGGGATCGCGCAGCACGTCGCCATGGCGAGGGCGAGGCCGACGCTGATCCTGGGGAAGGGCGCGATGCGGCCGAGGGAGTCCACGCGTCGGCCCATCCACCGCACGACGATGCTCGCCGCGAGGGCGAGGAAGCCGATCAGCGCGACGGCGAGGAGCACCCCTCAGTCATCGGTCGTCGGAGCCTCGACCATGACGTGCGACGGGTCCAGGGCCTCGAGGATGCAGGCCATGACGCGGTCCAGGTCGGCCACGTCCGCGGGGGTCAGCGGATCGATCACGGTCTGGCGGACGGTCGCCACGTGCCCGGGTGCGGCGGCGACGACGGCGTCCCACCCGGCCGGCGTGAGGACCGCGTTCGTCGCGCGCCGGTCCTGCGGGCACGGTTCCCGCCGGACGAGACCGCGCGTCTCCAGCCGCGAGACCACGTGGGAGAGGCGTGCCAGGGTGGCGTTGGTGCGGGCCGCGAGCGCGGTCATCCGCAGCGTGCGGTCCGGCGCCTCGGAGAGCATGGCGAGCGTGAAGTACTCGAAGTGGCTCAGGTCCGAGTCGCGCTGGAGCTGGGACTCCAGGGCGCCGGGCAGCAGCTCGACCACGGCGATGAGCTTCTTCCAGGCAGCCAGCTGCTCGGGGCTCAGCCAGCGCGTGTCCGTCATGCGACCGATCGTAGCAAATACTTGACGCTACAACTATTGGCGGTACAGTCGTTGTAGCAACAACCAATCGAGGAGGACGCGATGAGCACGGTGACGATCGTCGGCGCAGGGAACATGGGCGGGGCCATCGCCTGGCGCGTCATCGCCGGCGGCAACGAGGCCCAGGTGCTCACGCGCCAGCCGCTCAAGGTCGCCATCCCCGGGGCGACGCACGGCCGGGTGGGGGACCCGATCACCGGCGACATCGTGGTGCTCGCGCTGCCGTACGGGGCCGTGGCCGAGGTGCTCGCCCGGTACGAGGGCCAGCTGGACGGCAAGGTGCTGGTCGACCTGACCAACCCGCTGGACTTCTCGACCTTCGACTCGCTCGTCGTGCCGGTCGGCAGCTCCGCCGCCGAGGTCATCGCGCAGGCCGTGCCGGGTGCGTCCGTGCTCAAGGCGTTCAACACGAACTTCGCCGCAACCCTGACCAGCGGCGCCGTGGGCCAGGAGGACACCACCGTGCTCGTCGCGGGCGACGACGCGGACGCCAAGGCGGCGCTCACGTCGGTGGTCGAGGCCGGCGGGCTGCGTGCGGTGGACGCCGGGTCGCTCAAGCGCGCGCACGAGCTCGAGGCGCTCGGTTTCCTGCAGCTCACGCTCGCGGCGGCCGGGAAGACGTCGTGGACCGGCGGATTCGGGCTGACGGCATGAGCGAGGTGCTGGACGGCCGGACCGACGTCGGCGCCGTCACCCTGAAGGTCGGCGACCTGGACGCCATGACCGACTACTACGCCCGCGGCATCGGGCTGAGCGTTCTCGGCCAGGAGGGTGACCGCGTGACCCTCGGCCGACGCGGCGTCGCGTCGGTGGTGCTCGAGCACACCCCGCTGCTCAAGCACGCGCCCGCGTCGGCGGCCGGGCTGTTCCACACCGCGATCCTGTTCGACCAGCAGGGCGACCTGGCCTCGTCGGTCTACTCGGTCGCGCGGCACTTCCCGAACTCGTTCACCGGCAGCTCCGACCACCTGGTGTCCAAGGCGCTCTACTTCGACGACCCCGAGGGCAACGGCGTCGAGCTGTACTGGGACCGGCCGCGCGAGCAGTGGGGCTGGCGCAACGGCCAGGTCGCGATGGCCAGCGAGTACCTCGACCCGAACGGGTTCCTGCGCGAGAACCTCACCGACCCGGACGCGCTCGACGGGGCCGCCGCGGTCGGCCACGTGCACCTGAAGGTCGGCGACATCGCCACCGCCCGCCAGTTCTACGTCGACACCGTCGGGTTCGAGATCACGGCCGAGTACGGCACGCAGGCGCTGTTCGTCTCGGCCGGCGGCTACCACCACCACCTCGCCATGAACACGTGGCAGAGCCGGGGTGCACAGGGCCGCTGGCCCGCGCTCGGGCTGGGCGAGGT
This window harbors:
- a CDS encoding MarR family winged helix-turn-helix transcriptional regulator, which codes for MTDTRWLSPEQLAAWKKLIAVVELLPGALESQLQRDSDLSHFEYFTLAMLSEAPDRTLRMTALAARTNATLARLSHVVSRLETRGLVRREPCPQDRRATNAVLTPAGWDAVVAAAPGHVATVRQTVIDPLTPADVADLDRVMACILEALDPSHVMVEAPTTDD
- a CDS encoding NADPH-dependent F420 reductase; translated protein: MSTVTIVGAGNMGGAIAWRVIAGGNEAQVLTRQPLKVAIPGATHGRVGDPITGDIVVLALPYGAVAEVLARYEGQLDGKVLVDLTNPLDFSTFDSLVVPVGSSAAEVIAQAVPGASVLKAFNTNFAATLTSGAVGQEDTTVLVAGDDADAKAALTSVVEAGGLRAVDAGSLKRAHELEALGFLQLTLAAAGKTSWTGGFGLTA
- a CDS encoding VOC family protein; translation: MSEVLDGRTDVGAVTLKVGDLDAMTDYYARGIGLSVLGQEGDRVTLGRRGVASVVLEHTPLLKHAPASAAGLFHTAILFDQQGDLASSVYSVARHFPNSFTGSSDHLVSKALYFDDPEGNGVELYWDRPREQWGWRNGQVAMASEYLDPNGFLRENLTDPDALDGAAAVGHVHLKVGDIATARQFYVDTVGFEITAEYGTQALFVSAGGYHHHLAMNTWQSRGAQGRWPALGLGEVAIELPTDDERGALGARLASRGIATRDDGRELVFEDPWNNEIRVVVTG